A genomic window from Paenibacillus sp. FSL K6-0276 includes:
- a CDS encoding leucyl aminopeptidase → MDIEFNSGSTINEIQGDAFILIISESELEHVGLSEGWNDRISLLGKTGLFSGKLNQTYILPLDNPSGCPVAILVGKGDQLLTTEDLRQMAVQTARAALRLKAIKLVFKVSENIQELTVGKDIVSIAYALSEGLLLGSYRRPTYKQEQSQYNGPNSVIFTIEKKSADAVERDWNLGIQKGLAFGEATNLARNLTNMPGNLLTPSDLAVATIEVAERYGFPSEVLDEREIEQKGMGGLLAVGKGSVNPPRMIVIRYQGTGHWDNVVGLVGKGITFDTGGISLKRAPGMEELISDMGGAAAVLGVMEALGRLRPRINVVMVIPSAENMPSANAFKPGDIITSMSGRTIEVLNTDAEGRLVLGDALTYAREWGAKRIIDVATLTGAVLSTLGDIATGAVTNNEEFMERFLAASNVSGEKIWQLPAYPEFREMLKSEVADIRNAAGRFGGATTAGLFVGEFAEGLPWIHLDIAGTAFLSKERGVNPRGATGVMVRSMVQWLLSESE, encoded by the coding sequence ATGGATATAGAATTTAACAGTGGCAGTACCATTAATGAAATACAGGGTGACGCCTTTATCCTTATCATCTCTGAGTCGGAGCTTGAACACGTAGGCCTCTCTGAGGGATGGAATGACAGAATTAGCCTATTAGGGAAGACAGGTCTATTTAGTGGGAAGCTGAATCAGACTTATATACTGCCTCTAGATAATCCATCCGGTTGTCCCGTTGCTATTTTGGTTGGTAAGGGGGACCAACTTCTTACGACTGAAGATCTACGTCAAATGGCAGTTCAGACAGCACGTGCAGCACTTCGATTGAAGGCGATAAAGCTAGTGTTTAAGGTATCTGAAAATATTCAGGAGCTAACAGTAGGGAAGGATATCGTATCTATCGCCTATGCGTTGTCTGAGGGGTTATTGCTCGGATCCTATCGCCGACCCACGTATAAGCAGGAGCAATCTCAATATAACGGTCCAAACTCAGTTATATTCACTATAGAGAAGAAGTCAGCGGATGCTGTCGAGCGTGATTGGAATCTGGGCATACAGAAGGGGCTGGCTTTTGGTGAGGCCACGAATCTGGCGCGGAACTTGACGAATATGCCGGGTAATCTGCTGACTCCATCTGACCTTGCAGTGGCCACCATAGAAGTTGCTGAACGTTATGGATTTCCTTCCGAAGTGCTGGATGAACGGGAAATTGAGCAAAAAGGAATGGGCGGATTGCTAGCAGTCGGAAAAGGAAGTGTAAACCCTCCGCGAATGATCGTCATCCGTTATCAGGGAACGGGGCACTGGGATAACGTAGTGGGGTTGGTCGGTAAAGGGATTACTTTTGATACGGGCGGTATTTCCTTGAAAAGAGCGCCTGGCATGGAAGAGCTGATCAGTGATATGGGGGGCGCAGCGGCTGTACTCGGAGTAATGGAGGCACTCGGCCGATTACGTCCACGAATTAACGTCGTGATGGTCATTCCATCCGCTGAGAATATGCCTTCTGCTAATGCTTTTAAACCTGGAGATATCATTACATCCATGAGCGGACGAACCATAGAAGTGTTGAATACTGATGCAGAAGGCAGGCTTGTACTTGGGGATGCGCTGACATATGCTCGGGAATGGGGAGCGAAACGTATAATTGATGTCGCCACGCTGACAGGTGCAGTGTTGTCTACATTGGGAGATATAGCTACAGGCGCAGTTACTAACAACGAAGAATTTATGGAACGGTTTCTGGCAGCATCTAACGTTTCGGGAGAAAAAATATGGCAGCTTCCTGCTTACCCGGAATTTCGTGAGATGCTGAAGAGTGAAGTTGCCGATATTCGTAACGCTGCAGGAAGATTCGGGGGAGCCACTACCGCTGGATTATTCGTAGGTGAGTTTGCGGAGGGTCTGCCGTGGATTCATCTAGATATTGCTGGAACAGCGTTTTTATCTAAAGAACGTGGAGTTAATCCTAGGGGGGCCACAGGTGTCATGGTTCGCTCAATGGTTCAGTGGTTGCTCAGCGAAAGCGAATGA
- a CDS encoding FeoB-associated Cys-rich membrane protein, with protein MINVLIVTLIFGYSGWIIYRHVQKGKQGACAGCDKGKSCSAASLDSPLSCCSTPVDSKK; from the coding sequence ATGATAAATGTTCTGATCGTCACTCTGATCTTCGGTTATTCGGGCTGGATCATCTATCGACATGTGCAAAAGGGCAAGCAGGGTGCTTGCGCTGGCTGTGATAAGGGCAAGAGCTGCTCAGCAGCATCTTTAGATTCCCCCCTCTCCTGTTGCTCAACACCTGTTGACAGTAAGAAGTAG
- the feoB gene encoding ferrous iron transport protein B encodes MSSIALVGNPNTGKTSLFNTLTTSYEYVGNWSGVTVEKKVGNLKNGAGKLIDLPGIYSLHPLSRDEGVAAQYLIEESPEALINIVDASQLERNLLLTLQLLEYGKPTLLGLNMVDVANARGIRINQTILQSRLGVTVLPLIARTGKGSAQMLSILEESSAIPAVKFKLNYGEVVERAISSIEKELRPIKDLPNHRWIALQLLEQNPVILQFLKSRIDITGLLNICESCQSELQIKKLALTLPQWIRSNRMEYIRSICDDVLDTTTQKPHNLTERLDSVLTHRFLGLPLFIFFMYALFKTTFDWVGGPLSDIVDGLISGPISDGTNSLLQTIGASNFTHALIVDGIIGGVGGVLVFVPQIFILFLIISFLEDSGYMARVCLLMDSTMERMGLNGKAFIPFIIGFGCNVPAIMAARSIEQPKDRMLTTLLMPLMSCSARLPVYALFAVVFFPAQQALAVLSMYVMGIVFALILCKVFSKYLFKNDSSVFIIELPPYRMPQIKTLSRSTWEKGKGFLRKAGTIILAGSAIIWFMSYAGPGGFDVEMDHSFLAKFGGMIAPLLAPLGFGTWQAGSTLVPGFLAKEVVVSTMNIIYHAPDTAGLENQISQVFTPLSAISFMAFILLYVPCLATVGVIKKETASWKWTFFSIGYSLVLAYIVSFVIFQGGRLLGWS; translated from the coding sequence TTGAGTTCTATAGCTCTTGTGGGCAATCCAAATACAGGTAAAACCTCTCTCTTCAATACATTAACTACGTCATACGAATATGTTGGTAACTGGTCAGGGGTAACGGTAGAGAAGAAGGTAGGCAATCTGAAGAACGGGGCTGGCAAGCTCATTGATTTGCCTGGCATCTATTCTCTTCACCCACTCTCACGGGATGAGGGGGTCGCAGCCCAATATCTGATAGAAGAATCTCCAGAAGCATTAATTAATATCGTGGATGCGTCACAGCTCGAACGCAATCTGCTGCTCACACTTCAATTACTTGAGTATGGCAAGCCTACTCTACTCGGGCTTAATATGGTTGACGTCGCTAATGCTCGTGGTATTCGTATCAATCAAACCATTTTACAATCAAGATTGGGTGTAACTGTCCTACCACTTATAGCAAGAACCGGTAAAGGCAGCGCACAGATGCTCAGTATTCTAGAGGAATCGTCAGCTATTCCTGCTGTAAAGTTCAAGCTGAACTATGGTGAGGTTGTCGAAAGAGCGATATCTTCTATAGAAAAGGAATTACGTCCTATAAAGGATCTACCAAATCATCGCTGGATCGCTCTACAGCTATTGGAGCAGAATCCAGTTATTCTTCAATTTCTGAAGTCACGTATAGATATTACGGGACTACTGAATATCTGTGAATCTTGTCAGAGTGAGCTACAGATCAAAAAACTCGCCCTGACACTACCGCAATGGATTCGCTCGAACCGAATGGAGTATATCCGCTCTATTTGTGATGATGTACTTGATACAACAACTCAGAAGCCTCATAACTTGACAGAAAGATTAGATTCAGTGTTGACTCATCGTTTTTTGGGGCTGCCCTTATTCATTTTCTTTATGTATGCTCTCTTTAAGACCACATTTGACTGGGTTGGTGGACCCTTATCAGATATCGTAGATGGCCTAATATCCGGCCCCATTAGTGATGGAACGAATTCGCTGCTTCAGACAATTGGAGCTTCCAACTTCACGCATGCACTAATTGTGGATGGCATCATCGGCGGTGTAGGTGGCGTACTGGTCTTTGTTCCGCAAATCTTCATACTATTCTTGATCATATCTTTCCTGGAGGATTCCGGATACATGGCACGGGTGTGCTTGTTGATGGATAGCACAATGGAACGAATGGGACTTAACGGAAAAGCATTCATTCCATTCATCATTGGTTTTGGTTGCAACGTACCTGCCATTATGGCCGCTCGAAGCATCGAACAGCCCAAAGACCGAATGCTAACGACCCTGCTCATGCCGCTGATGTCCTGTTCTGCAAGATTGCCTGTTTATGCTTTATTCGCAGTTGTATTCTTCCCTGCACAGCAAGCATTAGCCGTTCTGTCTATGTATGTCATGGGTATTGTATTTGCGCTAATCCTTTGTAAGGTATTCTCTAAATACTTATTCAAAAATGATTCCTCTGTCTTCATCATCGAACTCCCTCCTTACCGTATGCCGCAGATCAAGACCTTGTCGCGCAGCACTTGGGAGAAAGGCAAAGGATTCCTGCGTAAAGCTGGAACGATTATTCTCGCAGGTTCAGCCATTATCTGGTTTATGTCCTATGCCGGTCCTGGCGGATTTGATGTAGAAATGGATCATAGCTTTCTAGCTAAATTCGGAGGCATGATTGCCCCACTACTGGCACCGCTTGGTTTCGGAACATGGCAGGCTGGCTCTACATTGGTTCCAGGATTTTTAGCTAAAGAGGTTGTTGTGTCTACGATGAATATCATTTATCACGCACCGGATACCGCAGGATTAGAGAATCAAATTTCACAAGTCTTTACACCGCTGAGTGCAATCAGCTTCATGGCCTTTATTCTGTTATATGTTCCTTGTCTGGCCACAGTAGGGGTTATTAAAAAAGAAACAGCGTCTTGGAAGTGGACCTTCTTCTCTATTGGCTATTCTCTTGTTCTGGCATATATCGTATCTTTTGTAATTTTCCAAGGTGGACGATTATTAGGTTGGTCGTAG
- a CDS encoding FeoA family protein has translation MLQLQPGSAGCIHKIEGMNPILRRRLADLGVSEGVNIRLKGKGPFLGPITLECNGQLFAIRRKEASMIEVNVS, from the coding sequence TTGCTGCAACTACAACCTGGTTCTGCCGGCTGTATTCATAAAATAGAAGGTATGAACCCCATTCTGCGCCGTCGTCTTGCTGATCTCGGAGTGTCAGAGGGTGTGAACATCCGCCTTAAAGGAAAGGGACCTTTTTTGGGACCGATTACCTTGGAATGCAACGGACAACTGTTCGCCATCCGCCGAAAGGAAGCTTCGATGATTGAGGTGAACGTATCTTGA
- a CDS encoding aldolase catalytic domain-containing protein: MKTNQCKIVDCTIRDGGLVNNWDFSVEFVQNLYAGLNEAGVDYMEIGYKNSPKLLKGAEGAGPWRFLNDDFLRKVIPQKGHTKLSALVDIGRVDENDILPRSESMLDLIRVACYSKDVEKALQLVQTFHDLGYETTINIMALSNVMENELLEAFEMIRESVVDVVYIVDSYGSLDHNDINYLVEKFKTHLPNKRLGVHTHNNLQLAFSNTLIAAEKGVELLDASCYGMGRAAGNCPTELLVTHLKNTRYTLRPIVDILERLMIPLREKEEWGYIIPYMITGTLDEHPRSAMAIRASADKDKAVDFYDKLTTPEVSFRDK, from the coding sequence ATGAAGACTAATCAATGTAAGATTGTTGACTGCACCATTCGCGATGGGGGGCTAGTTAACAACTGGGACTTCAGTGTGGAATTTGTGCAAAATTTGTATGCCGGCTTGAATGAAGCTGGTGTTGATTATATGGAAATTGGTTATAAAAATTCCCCTAAACTGCTCAAAGGAGCAGAAGGTGCCGGACCATGGCGTTTTCTGAACGATGATTTCTTACGTAAAGTTATCCCGCAAAAGGGGCATACCAAGCTTTCAGCTTTGGTTGATATCGGCCGTGTGGATGAGAATGATATTTTGCCTCGCAGCGAAAGTATGCTGGATCTGATTCGAGTGGCTTGCTATAGCAAAGATGTGGAGAAAGCCTTGCAGCTGGTACAAACTTTCCATGATCTAGGCTATGAGACAACGATCAATATTATGGCTTTGTCGAATGTAATGGAGAATGAATTATTAGAAGCTTTTGAAATGATTCGTGAGAGCGTAGTTGATGTAGTATACATTGTGGATTCATACGGTAGTTTAGATCACAATGATATCAATTATTTGGTGGAGAAGTTCAAAACACATCTGCCTAACAAACGTCTGGGAGTACATACCCATAATAATCTTCAACTGGCTTTCTCCAATACGCTGATCGCTGCTGAGAAAGGTGTAGAGTTACTGGATGCTTCCTGTTATGGAATGGGACGTGCTGCCGGAAATTGTCCTACGGAGCTGCTAGTGACTCATTTGAAGAATACACGTTACACATTACGCCCTATAGTTGATATCCTTGAACGTCTGATGATTCCTTTACGTGAGAAAGAGGAATGGGGCTATATCATTCCTTACATGATCACTGGTACGCTTGATGAGCATCCACGTTCGGCTATGGCGATTCGCGCATCAGCAGATAAGGATAAAGCGGTTGATTTCTATGATAAGCTTACAACACCAGAAGTAAGTTTCAGAGATAAATAA
- a CDS encoding EAL domain-containing protein, whose amino-acid sequence MRQEEKKTIQAAIIGALLFLFIQIFHTSLNRLDNWNIISALYLIVGYCTVAFGFAIFAQGWLFFSSRLSKGRLYVAALFGGICIIDFLHTLGFVAFPLISSFITPEESMWLLTFSRLSSGLGILFIFSREDKPVSVTEKRNVFRIAFMLIVLVIALFILIHSAVPDLFTKPWMSTLKQFVDLAVLFVYLAGVAVIVFPGNNEKSASLLVIIRALIFFSLGQAFFMTPLRGGNIDDLFGMLCSGVAYYLLLTGVYRLTIEEPFYEKQLAEDRINYLAYHDDLTGLPNRRRLTQRVEEMIGAGETDTSDQFSALAIMNINYFKNINDSLGHYAGDLLLKLVSERLGNEARPSEELYSMGADEFAFLMTDRASLGECLARATELLRLFEVPVELESGEYHISLSLGMSIYPGDGETAEHLIQNADTAVHNAKEQGVEIRRYIPAMQMKAKERLKLENDLRRALERDEFYLVYQPKVQLETEEIVGMEALLRWNHPKRGIVSPNEFIPLAEDSGLIVPIGEWVLKTACLQNKQWQLAGYQPLCVSINLSMRQFLQPNLAGKIHSILTDIGLDPCYVDLEITESMTLDKETAFDQLKRLKDLGVFISIDDFGTGYSSLHYLKNMPIDRLKIDRSFVSEVMEDSNNAAIVSTITSMAHHLKLKVTAEGVENKEQLQFLREQHCHEAQGFLFSKPIQAAEFEASFLKKTPLGASL is encoded by the coding sequence ATGAGACAAGAAGAGAAAAAGACAATTCAAGCGGCTATTATAGGAGCTTTACTGTTCCTATTCATTCAAATTTTCCATACATCGCTAAACCGATTGGACAATTGGAATATTATTTCTGCACTCTATCTCATTGTCGGCTACTGTACTGTTGCTTTTGGATTTGCGATATTTGCACAGGGCTGGTTGTTTTTCTCTAGCAGATTATCTAAAGGTAGATTATATGTCGCTGCTCTTTTTGGTGGAATATGTATTATTGATTTCTTGCATACGCTCGGCTTTGTAGCATTTCCATTGATTTCATCGTTTATAACCCCTGAGGAATCAATGTGGCTGCTTACCTTTTCGCGACTATCCAGCGGGCTGGGCATATTGTTTATTTTTAGTAGAGAAGATAAACCTGTGTCCGTGACCGAAAAAAGAAATGTATTCAGAATCGCCTTCATGTTGATCGTGCTCGTTATCGCATTATTTATACTTATCCATTCGGCTGTGCCAGATTTATTTACTAAGCCTTGGATGAGTACGCTTAAACAATTTGTTGATCTGGCAGTACTTTTTGTTTATTTAGCAGGTGTTGCTGTCATCGTATTTCCTGGGAATAATGAAAAATCAGCCTCGCTGCTTGTGATCATTCGGGCACTTATCTTTTTCTCTCTAGGCCAGGCTTTCTTCATGACTCCCTTACGTGGTGGTAATATAGATGATCTCTTTGGGATGTTATGTAGCGGAGTTGCTTATTATCTGTTGCTTACCGGCGTGTATCGCCTGACGATTGAAGAACCGTTTTACGAGAAGCAGTTGGCCGAGGATCGGATTAATTATTTGGCGTATCATGATGATTTAACGGGACTTCCGAATAGACGTCGGCTGACACAGCGTGTAGAAGAAATGATTGGTGCTGGAGAGACGGACACGAGTGATCAATTTTCAGCTTTGGCCATTATGAATATTAATTATTTTAAGAATATAAATGACTCTCTAGGCCATTATGCCGGAGACCTCTTATTGAAATTGGTGTCTGAGCGGCTTGGTAATGAGGCTAGACCCAGTGAAGAACTGTATAGCATGGGGGCAGATGAGTTTGCTTTTCTAATGACCGATAGAGCAAGTCTTGGAGAATGTTTGGCTCGGGCTACTGAGTTACTGAGATTATTTGAAGTACCTGTTGAGCTAGAATCCGGAGAGTACCATATTTCGCTCAGTTTAGGGATGAGTATTTATCCTGGTGACGGGGAAACTGCTGAACATCTAATTCAAAATGCGGATACTGCGGTTCATAATGCGAAGGAACAGGGAGTGGAGATTCGCCGTTATATCCCAGCCATGCAGATGAAGGCAAAGGAACGTCTGAAGCTGGAAAATGATCTTCGAAGAGCGCTTGAACGTGATGAGTTCTATCTCGTATATCAGCCAAAAGTGCAGCTGGAGACGGAAGAAATTGTAGGAATGGAAGCTTTATTGCGCTGGAATCATCCTAAGCGTGGTATCGTCTCACCTAATGAGTTTATTCCTCTAGCTGAGGATAGCGGGTTGATTGTTCCAATTGGGGAATGGGTACTGAAGACGGCGTGTCTGCAAAATAAACAGTGGCAGCTAGCAGGCTACCAGCCGTTATGCGTCTCCATCAACTTATCTATGCGTCAATTCCTTCAACCGAACTTAGCAGGTAAGATTCATTCCATTTTGACTGATATTGGATTGGATCCATGTTATGTCGATCTTGAAATTACAGAGAGTATGACCTTAGATAAAGAAACGGCTTTTGATCAGCTGAAGCGTTTGAAAGATCTAGGTGTATTTATTAGCATCGATGATTTTGGTACAGGCTATAGTTCATTGCACTATTTGAAGAATATGCCGATCGACAGGCTGAAAATTGACAGATCGTTTGTCTCCGAAGTGATGGAGGATAGTAATAATGCTGCTATAGTCTCCACGATTACTTCTATGGCGCATCATTTGAAGCTTAAGGTTACCGCAGAAGGGGTGGAGAACAAGGAGCAGTTGCAGTTTTTGCGCGAGCAGCATTGCCATGAAGCTCAAGGTTTTTTGTTCAGTAAACCTATTCAAGCGGCTGAATTTGAGGCGTCTTTTTTGAAAAAGACTCCCCTAGGTGCTTCCTTGTAA
- a CDS encoding dipeptidase — protein sequence MSYETYFSTHRDEHLEELKQWLKIPSISALSEHKDDVLAAAHWLTDTLKKAGLENIELHPTAGHPVIYADYLHAPGKPTILVYGHYDVQPVDPLNLWTTPPFEPEIRDGKLYARGATDDKGQVFIHLKAIEAILKQEGTLPVNIKLCIEGEEEIGSANLPPFLEANKEKLAADAVLVSDTSLLERGRPAICTGLRGLGSLEVSVTTALTDLHSGSYGGGVPNALHALVSLLSLHDDKGRVSVEGFYDGVPELSPMLREEFVKQGVNEDKIRKGLGLDALYGEEGYSFVERIGARPTLELNGVYGGFQGEGSKTVIPKEAHAKITCRLVGDQDPQHILDAVEAHLKANIQTGAKVHVKQMEKARAFNIDPSNPILQTAADAYGKVYGTRALFTKDGGSIPIMESFSRVLEAPVVLMGFGLDDENLHAPDEHFNLENFDKGLLTIVEFLKTV from the coding sequence ATGTCATACGAAACGTATTTTTCAACACACCGGGATGAACATCTCGAAGAACTAAAACAATGGCTCAAGATTCCAAGCATTTCTGCCTTGTCTGAGCATAAGGACGATGTACTAGCTGCAGCCCATTGGCTGACAGACACACTAAAGAAAGCCGGACTTGAGAACATTGAACTTCATCCGACAGCGGGACATCCCGTCATATATGCTGACTATCTTCATGCTCCGGGTAAGCCAACCATTCTTGTATACGGCCACTACGATGTGCAGCCAGTAGATCCACTAAACCTGTGGACTACACCTCCGTTTGAACCAGAGATCCGTGACGGCAAGCTGTATGCACGCGGAGCAACGGATGACAAAGGCCAAGTATTCATTCACCTCAAAGCGATTGAAGCAATCCTGAAACAAGAAGGTACTCTTCCTGTTAACATCAAGCTGTGTATCGAAGGTGAAGAAGAAATCGGTAGTGCAAATCTCCCTCCATTCCTGGAAGCTAACAAAGAGAAGCTGGCTGCGGATGCGGTGTTAGTCTCCGATACTTCCCTGCTGGAACGTGGTCGCCCTGCAATTTGCACAGGACTACGTGGCCTAGGATCACTTGAAGTGAGCGTAACTACAGCTCTTACAGACCTGCACTCCGGTTCTTACGGTGGTGGCGTTCCGAATGCACTGCACGCTCTCGTGTCCTTGCTCAGCCTTCATGACGACAAAGGTCGTGTTTCTGTTGAAGGCTTCTATGATGGTGTACCTGAACTTTCTCCAATGCTTCGTGAGGAATTCGTGAAGCAAGGCGTAAATGAAGATAAAATCCGTAAAGGACTTGGGCTGGATGCGTTATACGGCGAAGAAGGTTATTCCTTTGTAGAACGTATTGGTGCTCGCCCTACACTTGAGCTTAACGGTGTCTATGGCGGCTTCCAAGGGGAAGGAAGCAAGACAGTTATTCCGAAAGAAGCACATGCCAAGATTACTTGCCGTCTCGTTGGCGATCAGGATCCACAGCATATTCTTGATGCCGTTGAGGCGCATTTGAAGGCTAATATTCAAACCGGAGCGAAAGTGCATGTGAAGCAAATGGAGAAGGCACGTGCCTTTAACATCGATCCATCGAATCCTATTCTGCAAACTGCAGCAGACGCTTACGGCAAAGTATACGGAACCCGTGCCCTCTTCACCAAAGACGGTGGCTCCATTCCGATCATGGAAAGCTTCTCCCGTGTACTTGAAGCACCAGTGGTCCTGATGGGCTTTGGCCTTGATGATGAGAACCTGCATGCACCGGATGAGCATTTCAACCTGGAGAACTTTGATAAGGGACTGCTCACCATTGTTGAGTTCTTGAAGACTGTTTAA
- a CDS encoding SDR family NAD(P)-dependent oxidoreductase has translation MKKTIAIIGAGPGLGLSIAKKFGANGFQVALISRNADKLNTFVEELQSLNIETAAFPADVCNKEQVIAAFHDIKAKYGFIDVLEFSPTSGNYPPTPASQVTEENALDAFQALVVAAIRSVEQVLPEMLEKRSGALLFTTGLSSIYPMQMMGNVGIALSGLRNYAINLHADLALKGIYVGHLALDVFIKPGTATDPGLIADAWYDMYVNKDKAEDTFPQGVTPATIIW, from the coding sequence ATGAAAAAAACGATAGCTATCATTGGAGCTGGCCCCGGTCTAGGACTCTCCATCGCAAAAAAATTCGGAGCAAACGGATTTCAAGTCGCCCTAATCTCTCGTAATGCGGATAAATTGAATACCTTCGTAGAAGAGCTTCAATCGCTGAATATCGAGACTGCTGCTTTTCCTGCAGATGTATGCAATAAAGAACAAGTAATTGCTGCCTTCCACGACATCAAAGCAAAATACGGCTTTATCGATGTGCTTGAGTTCAGCCCTACAAGTGGAAACTACCCACCTACTCCAGCTTCTCAAGTTACTGAGGAGAATGCACTAGATGCCTTCCAAGCTCTGGTTGTAGCCGCGATCAGAAGCGTAGAGCAAGTATTGCCTGAAATGTTGGAGAAACGCAGCGGTGCGCTGCTGTTCACAACCGGACTGTCCTCCATCTATCCCATGCAAATGATGGGCAATGTCGGTATCGCATTAAGCGGACTAAGAAATTATGCTATCAACCTTCATGCGGACTTGGCTCTGAAAGGAATCTATGTAGGTCATCTGGCTCTAGACGTATTTATCAAGCCAGGCACAGCTACAGATCCGGGGCTCATTGCTGACGCTTGGTATGACATGTATGTGAATAAAGACAAAGCAGAAGACACTTTTCCTCAAGGTGTGACTCCGGCCACGATCATTTGGTAA
- a CDS encoding helix-turn-helix domain-containing protein: protein MEHSMDEPIRLMPTLEDCSITRQILDRVGDKWSVLIIVNLGAEALRFKELQRRSGGISQRMLTQTLRHLERDGIVWRKVTPTVPLTVEYGLTSLGESLLDPLTSLVEWVNRNNAEIAKARIGYDSQHETQE from the coding sequence TTGGAACATTCAATGGACGAACCCATTCGGCTCATGCCGACGCTGGAGGATTGCTCCATCACCCGCCAGATTCTGGACAGGGTTGGGGACAAATGGAGTGTGCTCATCATTGTCAATTTGGGTGCAGAAGCATTGCGGTTTAAAGAACTGCAGCGGCGTTCTGGTGGTATTTCACAACGGATGCTGACTCAGACCCTCCGTCATTTAGAACGAGATGGTATAGTTTGGCGTAAGGTCACGCCTACGGTGCCTTTGACTGTTGAATACGGTCTGACGAGTTTAGGAGAGTCCTTGCTGGATCCTCTAACCTCCCTTGTGGAATGGGTCAATAGAAATAACGCTGAAATCGCCAAAGCGCGTATAGGTTATGATAGTCAGCACGAAACGCAGGAGTAG
- a CDS encoding RNA methyltransferase — translation MQKKSGKNTFLYTYTCSEDELSLCQMELRCLFGEEVPSSIFKSEVEVDVSRSPFIKERIDVMYEGDSLPEIYDQTEQVELGGKTFKVIFVKTNDLSPADKIEYDERRVIEREIGLRIEGEADVNHPQLVYGIVTLGGRWYFGSYHKNKATWFRQMKKPRSYSIALSTRVARAAVNIAVPNPEGVRAIDPCCGIGTVMVEALSMGINMVGRDINPQIAIGARTNIAHFGFTSEVTLGDIADITEHYDVAIVDMPYNLYSSITPEEQFAILVNARRIADRVVIVAIEPMDEMITEAGFTIIDRCEAKKGLFSRHLMLCQ, via the coding sequence TTGCAAAAGAAAAGTGGAAAGAACACATTTTTATATACTTACACCTGTTCAGAGGACGAGTTATCGCTATGTCAGATGGAGCTTCGTTGTCTTTTTGGAGAGGAAGTACCTTCTTCAATCTTTAAGAGTGAGGTAGAGGTGGATGTCAGCCGTAGTCCCTTCATTAAAGAACGAATTGATGTTATGTACGAGGGAGACAGCTTGCCTGAGATTTATGATCAAACGGAGCAGGTGGAGCTTGGCGGTAAGACATTTAAGGTTATTTTTGTGAAGACCAATGATCTGTCACCTGCGGACAAAATAGAATATGATGAGCGAAGAGTGATCGAGCGAGAAATTGGGCTGCGTATTGAAGGGGAAGCGGATGTAAACCACCCTCAGTTGGTATACGGTATTGTTACGCTGGGCGGTCGCTGGTACTTTGGATCTTATCATAAGAACAAGGCCACCTGGTTCCGTCAAATGAAAAAGCCGCGTAGTTACTCTATCGCGCTTAGCACACGTGTAGCCCGAGCTGCGGTCAATATAGCCGTTCCGAATCCGGAAGGTGTACGAGCCATCGATCCTTGCTGCGGCATCGGAACAGTAATGGTAGAAGCTCTGTCGATGGGAATCAATATGGTTGGACGTGACATTAACCCTCAGATCGCGATCGGTGCCAGAACGAATATTGCCCATTTTGGATTTACAAGTGAGGTCACGCTTGGAGATATTGCTGACATCACAGAACATTACGACGTAGCTATTGTAGATATGCCTTATAATCTATATTCTAGTATTACACCTGAGGAACAGTTTGCGATTCTAGTGAATGCACGCCGGATTGCAGATCGGGTAGTTATCGTTGCGATTGAACCGATGGATGAGATGATCACGGAAGCTGGATTTACGATTATAGACCGCTGTGAAGCTAAAAAAGGTTTGTTCTCCCGTCATTTAATGCTTTGCCAGTAA